One region of Halomicrobium sp. LC1Hm genomic DNA includes:
- a CDS encoding 30S ribosomal protein S6e, whose translation MAEFTVALSDPETGTTYQLDVDGQDANRFMGRELGDEVEGSAVGLDGFTLELTGGSDTAGRPMRADVRGVGTKSILTDGGVGYKPTRDGERKRITIRGREVSEETAQINAKITEQGSGDVADLLGESDDE comes from the coding sequence ATGGCAGAATTCACCGTTGCGCTCTCGGACCCGGAGACAGGCACGACCTACCAGCTAGACGTCGACGGACAGGACGCGAACCGCTTCATGGGCCGCGAACTCGGCGACGAAGTCGAGGGCAGTGCGGTCGGTCTCGACGGCTTCACGCTCGAACTGACCGGCGGCTCCGACACGGCCGGCCGACCGATGCGAGCGGACGTGCGCGGCGTCGGCACGAAGTCGATCCTCACCGACGGCGGCGTCGGCTACAAGCCCACTCGCGACGGCGAGCGCAAGCGCATCACCATCCGCGGCCGCGAGGTCAGCGAGGAGACCGCCCAGATCAACGCCAAGATCACCGAACAGGGCAGCGGTGACGTCGCGGACCTGCTGGGCGAGAGCGACGACGAGTAA